In Populus alba chromosome 1, ASM523922v2, whole genome shotgun sequence, a single window of DNA contains:
- the LOC118033927 gene encoding probable trehalase isoform X1 → MKPKNNNNTLDHSRLLRKFLSPSSYIYRSNHHRHGHLHCLSVMAQQMLNLVFFSFLFLTTMTLTRGLSKKCFVTVVPTTPLVTFLERVQETALDTFGEKDFDAKPYVDLSLKLNLSKTEKAFDGLPRRGENGTVSVKDLKEFIATYFDDAGDDLLYYDPVDFVPEPEGFLLKVKNPEVRAWALEVHALWKNLSRKVSDGVREQPELHTLLPLPEAVVVPGSRFIEVYYWDSYWVIRGLLASKMYETAKAMVTNLIFLVDTYGYVLNGSRAYYTNRSQPPLLSAMVYEIYNRTYDVELVRKALPALLKEHAFWNSEIHKVTIQDAQGCNHNLSRYYAMWNKPRPESSTKDKESASKFLSNSEKQQFYHDIASAAESGWDFSTRWMRNTSEFTTLSTTSILPVDLNVYILKMELDIAFLANVLGNKATTESFLEAAEARKNAINSVFWNGEMGQWFDYRLANGTICKESETWQACNQNQNVYASNFIPLWIDLFHSDGALVKNVMGSFQSSGLIHVAGIATSLINSGQQWDFPNGWAPLQHLIVEGLLRSGLKEARSLAEDIAVRWIKTNYVGYKKTGAMHEKYDVQKFGDFGGGGEYIPQTGFGWSNGVILAFLEEFGWPEDRSIGC, encoded by the exons ATGAAgccaaaaaacaataataatactcttGACCATAGCCGGCTGCTTCGAAAATTCCTCTCTCCCTCTTCATACATATACAGGAGCAATCACCACCGCCATGGACACCTTCACTGTCTTTCAGTCATGGCTCAACAAATGCTTAATCTTGTGTTTTTCTCGTTTTTGTTTCTAACAACAATGACTCTAACAAGAGGTTTGTCTAAAAAATGCTTTGTAACAGTAGTACCAACAACACCCTTGGTTACCTTTCTTGAACGTGTCCAAGAAACTGCCCTCGACACTTTTGGAGAAAAGGACTTTGACGCAAAACCTTACGTTGATTTGTCATTAAAACTCAATCTCTCGAAGACAGAGAAAGCTTTTGACGGGCTACCAAGACGAGGTGAAAACGGGACTGTTTCAGTCAAAGACTTGAAAGAGTTTATTGCAACCTACTTTGATGATGCAGGGGATGATCTCCTGTACTATGATCCAGTGGATTTTGTTCCTGAACCCGAAGGGTTCTTGCTTAAAGTAAAGAATCCAGAAGTGAGGGCATGGGCTCTCGAGGTTCATGCTTTATGGAAGAATTTGAGTAGAAAAGTCTCCGATGGGGTTCGTGAACAGCCTGAATTGCATACTTTACTTCCCTTGCCCGAGGCAGTGGTTGTGCCTGGTTCACGTTTCATAGAGGTTTATTATTGGGACTCGTATTGGGTAATTAG GGGCTTGCTGGCCAGTAAAATGTATGAGACTGCAAAAGCAATGGTGACAAATCTCATTTTCCTTGTGGATACTTATGGCTATGTTCTTAATGGTTCAAGGGCCTATTACACCAACAGGAG CCAACCTCCCCTCCTGAGTGCAATGGTTTATGAGATATATAATAGAACTTATGATGTGGAATTGGTTAGAAAGGCTCTTCCTGCATTGCTCAAAGAACATGCTTTTTGGAACTCTG AGATACATAAGGTTACTATCCAGGATGCTCAAGGCTGCAACCACAACTTAAGTCGGTATTATGCAATGTGGAACAAACCCAGGCCCGAATCTTCTACAAAA GATAAGGAATCTGCTTCCAAGTTCTTGAGTAATTCTGAGAAACAACAGTTTTACCACGACATAGCTTCAGCTGCTGAATCCGGATGGGATTTTAGTACAAGATGGATGAG GAATACGTCAGAATTCACTACATTGTCCACGACATCAATTTTACCTGTTGATTTAAATGTTTACATACTCAAG ATGGAACTAGATATTGCCTTTTTGGCAAATGTCCTCGGAAACAAAGCCACAACGGAGAGTTTCTTGGAAGCTGCCGAAGCAAGAAAAAATGCAATCAATTCTGTTTTCTGGAATGGCGAGATGGGACAGTGGTTTGATTACAGGCTCGCTAATGGCACTATATGCAAG GAATCTGAAACATGGCAAGCTTGTAACCAAAATCAGAATGTATATGCTTCGAACTTTATTCCTTTGTGGATAGATTTGTTCCATTCAG ATGGTGCTTTGGTGAAGAATGTCATGGGGAGTTTTCAAAGTTCAGGCCTGATTCATGTTGCTGGAATTGCCACTTCTTTAATAAATTCAGGACAACAATG GGACTTTCCAAATGGTTGGGCGCCACTTCAACACTTGATTGTTGAAGGTTTGCTGAGATCTGGATTAAAAGAAGCAAGGTCATTGGCAGAAGACATAGCTGTGAGGTGGATCAAAACCAACTACGTTGGATACAAGAAAACAGGCGCAATGCATGAAAAATACGATGTGCAAAAATTTGGAGATTTTGGAGGTGGTGGAGAATACATACCCCAG ACTGGTTTTGGTTGGTCAAATGGAGTTATATTGGCATTTTTGGAGGAGTTTGGATGGCCTGAAGACCGGAGCATAGGTTGTTGA
- the LOC118033927 gene encoding trehalase isoform X2: protein MKPKNNNNTLDHSRLLRKFLSPSSYIYRSNHHRHGHLHCLSVMAQQMLNLVFFSFLFLTTMTLTRGLSKKCFVTVVPTTPLVTFLERVQETALDTFGEKDFDAKPYVDLSLKLNLSKTEKAFDGLPRRGENGTVSVKDLKEFIATYFDDAGDDLLYYDPVDFVPEPEGFLLKVKNPEVRAWALEVHALWKNLSRKVSDGVREQPELHTLLPLPEAVVVPGSRFIEVYYWDSYWVIRGLLASKMYETAKAMVTNLIFLVDTYGYVLNGSRAYYTNRSQPPLLSAMVYEIYNRTYDVELVRKALPALLKEHAFWNSEIHKVTIQDAQGCNHNLSRYYAMWNKPRPESSTKDKESASKFLSNSEKQQFYHDIASAAESGWDFSTRWMRNTSEFTTLSTTSILPVDLNVYILKMELDIAFLANVLGNKATTESFLEAAEARKNAINSVFWNGEMGQWFDYRLANGTICKESETWQACNQNQNVYASNFIPLWIDLFHSDKGFTFLIQSA from the exons ATGAAgccaaaaaacaataataatactcttGACCATAGCCGGCTGCTTCGAAAATTCCTCTCTCCCTCTTCATACATATACAGGAGCAATCACCACCGCCATGGACACCTTCACTGTCTTTCAGTCATGGCTCAACAAATGCTTAATCTTGTGTTTTTCTCGTTTTTGTTTCTAACAACAATGACTCTAACAAGAGGTTTGTCTAAAAAATGCTTTGTAACAGTAGTACCAACAACACCCTTGGTTACCTTTCTTGAACGTGTCCAAGAAACTGCCCTCGACACTTTTGGAGAAAAGGACTTTGACGCAAAACCTTACGTTGATTTGTCATTAAAACTCAATCTCTCGAAGACAGAGAAAGCTTTTGACGGGCTACCAAGACGAGGTGAAAACGGGACTGTTTCAGTCAAAGACTTGAAAGAGTTTATTGCAACCTACTTTGATGATGCAGGGGATGATCTCCTGTACTATGATCCAGTGGATTTTGTTCCTGAACCCGAAGGGTTCTTGCTTAAAGTAAAGAATCCAGAAGTGAGGGCATGGGCTCTCGAGGTTCATGCTTTATGGAAGAATTTGAGTAGAAAAGTCTCCGATGGGGTTCGTGAACAGCCTGAATTGCATACTTTACTTCCCTTGCCCGAGGCAGTGGTTGTGCCTGGTTCACGTTTCATAGAGGTTTATTATTGGGACTCGTATTGGGTAATTAG GGGCTTGCTGGCCAGTAAAATGTATGAGACTGCAAAAGCAATGGTGACAAATCTCATTTTCCTTGTGGATACTTATGGCTATGTTCTTAATGGTTCAAGGGCCTATTACACCAACAGGAG CCAACCTCCCCTCCTGAGTGCAATGGTTTATGAGATATATAATAGAACTTATGATGTGGAATTGGTTAGAAAGGCTCTTCCTGCATTGCTCAAAGAACATGCTTTTTGGAACTCTG AGATACATAAGGTTACTATCCAGGATGCTCAAGGCTGCAACCACAACTTAAGTCGGTATTATGCAATGTGGAACAAACCCAGGCCCGAATCTTCTACAAAA GATAAGGAATCTGCTTCCAAGTTCTTGAGTAATTCTGAGAAACAACAGTTTTACCACGACATAGCTTCAGCTGCTGAATCCGGATGGGATTTTAGTACAAGATGGATGAG GAATACGTCAGAATTCACTACATTGTCCACGACATCAATTTTACCTGTTGATTTAAATGTTTACATACTCAAG ATGGAACTAGATATTGCCTTTTTGGCAAATGTCCTCGGAAACAAAGCCACAACGGAGAGTTTCTTGGAAGCTGCCGAAGCAAGAAAAAATGCAATCAATTCTGTTTTCTGGAATGGCGAGATGGGACAGTGGTTTGATTACAGGCTCGCTAATGGCACTATATGCAAG GAATCTGAAACATGGCAAGCTTGTAACCAAAATCAGAATGTATATGCTTCGAACTTTATTCCTTTGTGGATAGATTTGTTCCATTCAG ATAAGGGATTTACTTTTCTAATTCAAAGTGCATAA